A stretch of the Lolium perenne isolate Kyuss_39 chromosome 3, Kyuss_2.0, whole genome shotgun sequence genome encodes the following:
- the LOC127343458 gene encoding farnesyl pyrophosphate synthase: MAAEEVAGTTATFRRVYETLKAELLRDSAFDFNEDAVRWLDAQMLDYNVLSGKLNRGLAVIESYKLLKAGSEPSEDEVFLACILGWGIEWLQAYFLVLDDVMDNSQTRRGKPCWYRLPKVGLIAINDGLILRSQISRIFKRYFYGKTYYVDLLDLFNEVEFKTTSGELLDQIITNEGKKDLSKYTTDNYRRIVEYKTAYYSFYLPVASALLLSGWNLDDYVQTTHILVEMGVYFQIQDDYLDCFGDPEVMGKIGTDIEDYKCSWLFVQALSRVNEQQKGILFENYGKSDPASVEKVKALYKELNLEMAFSQYERETYENLTSDMRHNRMKQYKQC, encoded by the exons ATGGCCGCGGAAGAGGTGGCGGGCACGACGGCGACGTTCCGGCGCGTGTACGAAACCCTCAAGGCCGAGcttctccgggactccgccttcgacTTCAACGAGGACGCCGTCCGGTGGCTCGACGCT CAGATGCTGGACTACAACGTGCTCAGTG GAAAACTGAACCGTGGCTTGGCGGTTATTGAGAGCTATAAACTGTTGAAAGCTGGGTCTGAACCGAGCGAGGATGAAGTGTTCCTCGCTTGCATTCTTGGCTGGGGCATTGAATGG CTTCAGGCGTACTTTCTAGTTCTTGATGATGTCATGGATAATTCTCAAACCAGGCGAGGAAAGCCTTGTTGGTATAGACTACCAAAG GTTGGCCTCATTGCCATAAATGATGGACTTATCCTTCGCAGCCAAATTTCAAGGATCTTCAAGCGATACTTTTACGGAAAAACTTACTATGTTGATCTCCTAGACTTATTCAACGAG GTCGAGTTTAAGACGACTTCAGGCGAGTTGTTGGACCAAATCATAACAAATGAAGGGAAGAAAGATTTGAGCAAGTATACTACAGATAA TTACCGCCGCATTGTTGAATACAAAACAGCTTACTATTCATTTTATTTGCCG GTCGCTTCTGCACTGCTTTTGTCCGGTTGGAATTTGGATGACTATGTTCAAACAACGCACATCCTAGTTGAAATGGGTGTTTACTTCCAAATTCAG GACGATTATCTTGACTGTTTTGGTGATCCGGAAGTTATGGGCAAG ATTGGAACGGACATTGAAGACTACAAGTGCTCGTGGCTATTTGTTCAAGCACTTTCCCGCGTCAATGAGCAGCAAAAGGGCATCTTATTT GAAAATTATGGAAAATCAGATCCTGCTAGTGTCGAAAAAGTGAAGGCTCTGTATAAAGAGCTCAATCTCGAG ATGGCGTTCTCTCAGTATGAAAGGGAGACTTATGAAAATCTGACCTCAGACATGAGGCACAACCGAATGAAGCAGTACAAGCAGTGTTGA
- the LOC127343453 gene encoding phosphoethanolamine N-methyltransferase encodes MDAAAGFAVNGTMGKMEEERKAQKKYWEEHSKDLTVEAMMLDSRAADLDKEERPEILSLLPSYEGKSVLELGAGIGRFTGELAKTAGHVIAMDFIESVIKKNESINGHYENTSFICADVTSPDLVIEDNSVDLIFSNWLLMYLSDEEVEKLVRRMVKWLKVGGHIFFRESCFHQSGDSKRKVNPTHYREPKYYTKVFKEGYAIEQSGGSSELSLVTCKCVGAYVKNKKNQNQICWLWQKVNSTEDRGFQRFLDNVQYKTSGILRYERVFGKGFVSTGGIDTTKEFVDLLDLKPGQKVLDVGCGIGGGDFYMAENYDVHVVGIDLSVNMVSFALEDAIGRKCAVEFEVADCTTKTYPDNTFDVVYSRDTILHIQDKPSLFRSFFKWLKPGGKVLISDYCRSPGKPSEEFAAYIEQRGYDLHDVEAYGQMLRDAGFHDVIAEDRTDQFLTVLQRELAEVEKNKDDFLADFGQDDFDDIVNGWNAKLQRSSAGEQRWGLFIATK; translated from the exons ATGGACGCCGCCGCCGGATTTGCTGTCAATG GGACGATGGGgaagatggaggaggagaggaaggcCCAGAAGAAGTACTGGGAGGAGCACTCCAAGGACCTCACCGTCGAGGCCATGATGCTCGACTCCCGCGCCGCCGATCTCGACAAGGAGGAGCGCCCCGAG aTACTGTCTTTACTTCCTTCATATGAAGGAAAATCTGTGTTGGAGCTTGGTGCTGGAATAGGCCGCTTTACTGGAGAATTGGCTAAGACAGCTGGGCATGTTATTGCAATGGATTTCATTGAAAGTGTGATTAAGAAG AATGAAAGCATAAATGGTCATTACGAAAATACATCCTTCATATGTGCTGATGTTACATCTCCGGATCTGGTGATTGAAGATAACTCCGTCGATCTCATATTTTCAAACTGGTTACTGATGTACCTTTCAGATGAGGAG GTTGAGAAGCTAGTAAGAAGGATGGTAAAATGGTTAAAAGTTGGTGGGCATATCTTCTTCAGGGAATCATGCTTCCATCAATCTGGAGACTCGAAAAGGAAAGTGAATCCGACACATTATCGTGAACCAAAGTATTATACTAAG GTGTTTAAAGAGGGCTATGCCATTGAACAAAGTGGGGGCTCCTCTGAACTTTCTCTAGTTACTTGCAAGTGTGTCGGAGCTTAtgtgaaaaacaagaagaatcaaAACCAA ATATGTTGGCTATGGCAAAAAGTCAATTCAACAGAAGATCGTGGATTTCAAAGATTTTTGGATAATGTGCAGTACAAAACCAGTGGAATATTACGCTATGAGCGTGTTTTTGGGAAAGGTTTCGTGAGCACTGGTGGAATTG ATACTACAAAAGAATTTGTGGACTTGCTGGATCTTAAACCTGGTCAAAAGGTGCTTGATGTTGGATGTGGAATCGGGGGTGGTGATTTTTATATGGCTGAAAACTATGATGTTCATGTTGTTGGTATTGATCTTTCTGTAAACATGGTATCATTTGCACTTGAGGATGCTATTGGGCGCAAGTGTGCAGTTGAGTTTGAAGTTGCTGATTGCACCACGAAGACATACCCAGACAATACGTTTGACGTTGTGTACAGCCGTGACACTATCCTTCACATACAA GATAAACCCTCTCTGTTTAGAAGTTTCTTCAAATGGCTAAAACCTGGGGGTAAAGTCCTAATCAGTGACTACTGTAGGAGTCCAGGAAAACCGTCTGAAGAGTTTGCGGCATACATTGAGCAGAGGGGTTACGACCTGCATGATGTAGAGGCTTATGGACAG ATGCTCCGTGATGCTGGTTTCCATGATGTCATTGCTGAAGACCGCACTGATCAG TTCCTGACAGTTCTACAGAGGGAGCTAGCCGAAGTTGAAAAGAACAAAGATGATTTCCTTGCTGACTTTGGTCAG GACGACTTTGACGATATTGTAAATGGATGGAACGCGAAGCTTCAGAGGAGCTCTGCTGGTGAGCAGAGGTGGGGGCTGTTCATTGCAACCAAGTGA
- the LOC127343454 gene encoding glycosyltransferase BC10 gives MPAAKRPSASWALPPGRRARAHLCLRLAAPLSFLLLLAAFLRTQPPPAAPPPAKPFAGPGKVAFLFLARAGLPLDFLWDAFLRNGDEGRFSVYVHSAPGFVLDRATTGSRYFHGRQLARPVKVAWGEPTMVEAEKMLFAAALEDPANQRFVLLSDSCVPLYNFTYTYTYLMSSPKSIVDSFVDKTEKRYNPNMAPVIPKDKWRKGSQWIMLIRKHAELVVDDKHVFKVFRKHCKMIVTKALLGQKPNARRLGFVFRRKQILKGVAEKEHDCIPDEHYVQTIFSTKGLEDEIEKRTLTYTSWNQSSLDPKDKMTWHPTTFEYDTSSPEHINAIKSIDHVNYEVEHRTEWCQCNGTSVPCFLFARKFSYGGAMHILEDGSLGLQKSAQLLVNF, from the exons ATGCCGGCGGCGAAGAGGCCGTCCGCGTCCTGGGCGCTCCCGCCCGGCCGCCGCGCGCGCGCCCACCTCTGCCTCCGCCTGGCGGCGCCGCTctccttcctgctcctcctcgcgGCCTTCCTCCGCACCCAGCCGCCCCCCGCCGCGCCGCCCCCCGCGAAGCCCTTCGCGGGGCCCGGGAAGGTGGCCTTCCTCTTCCTCGCCCGCGCCGGCCTGCCGCTCGACTTCCTCTGGGACGCCTTCCTCCGC AACGGCGACGAGGGCAGGTTCTCGGTGTACGTGCACTCGGCGCCGGGGTTCGTGCTCGACCGCGCCACCACCGGATCGCGGTACTTCCACGGGCGCCAGCTCGCCAGGCCCGTCAAG GTGGCGTGGGGCGAACCAACCATGGTCGAggcggagaagatgctgttcgccGCCGCGCTCGAGGATCCTGCCAACCAGCGTTTTGTTTTGCTCTCGGATAG TTGTGTTCCTCTGTACAACTTCACCTACACGTATACTTACTTGATGAGCTCACCTAAAAGTATTGTAGACAG TTTCGTTGACAAGACAGAGAAGCGGTATAATCCAAACATGGCTCCGGTCATTCCAAAGGATAAATGGAGGAAGGGGTCTCAG TGGATAATGCTAATCAGAAAACACGCAGAACTTGTTGTTGATGACAAGCATGTTTTCAAAGTTTTCAGGAAGCATTGTAAG ATGATAGTGACCAAGGCATTGCTTGGACAAAAACCGAATGCT AGACGGTTAGGATTTGTATTTCGGCGAAAGCAAATATTG AAAGGAGTTGCCGAAAAGGAGCATGATTGTATTCCGGATGAACACTATGTGCAGACAATATTTTCT ACGAAAGGACTTGAAGATGAAATTGAAAAAAGAACTTTGACCTATACATCATGGAACCAGTCATCTTTAGATCCTAAAGATAAAATGACTTGGCATCCAACAACATTTGAGTACGACACGTCAAGTCCTGAGCATATCAATGCTATAAAG AGTATCGATCATGTGAATTATGAGGTCGAACACAGGACTGAGTGGTGCCAATGCAATGGTACATCTGTTCCATGTTTTTTATTTGCTAGAAAGTTCTCTTATGGTGGAGCGATGCATATTTTGGAGGATGGTTCACTTGGTCTGCAAAAATCTGCTCAATTACTGGTTAACTTCTAA